The Cottoperca gobio chromosome 15, fCotGob3.1, whole genome shotgun sequence genome segment CAATAACCAGGGTTCACCTGTGCAGATGGAGCTGCTGAGCCGTGAGGTCGTGGGGGACAGTAAGGTCATAGTTCACCTTCAGCCAGAGGAGGACATGGACGACCTGTACCACAAAGATCTCCCGGAGCTCATCTCTTACCAAGATGATACTAAAGCTGCCGCTCCTGCTAATGTGCCACCTCAGAGGAAGCACAGCGAACCAGAGGAAGATCTGGATCATCACTTCCACCAGTGATCCTTCAACAACAGCTCAACCTGTGTAGAtccttatcatttcagatcagACACAAACATAGCTGATACACAGGTAAATAAATCAGAAGTGTCATTTGACTCCATTAAATTGTCCTCAATAAGAATAAACACATCTAAATCTCACTcgtatgttttattatttatttgtctatttTTAAGGGACACGTGAATATAGCTAAAGCTAATTTCCAACAACAGTTTCTTGATGGGCATTGATTCATTACAATTATGcgtttaaaatcttaaaattaGTGCATATAGTTATCAAAAACTAAAATTACCGCCTTGTAGTTGTATACCGCCGCCACCCAGTTAAGTTGCCGTTTGAACCATACCTGTCCTTAATGTCATCACTTTCATCATATTATCCTATTACACTTTAGTGTGATGTCATAATTAGTGTGAATTCTTGATTTATTGCCAAAGAACGGGTTCTGTGAAgtcagtgaccttgacctttgacccccaacaTTCAAATCAGTTCATTCGAGACCAAGTGGACGTGCAAAGGAAGACTCACAGGATTTAATCCTACAGTTTTTATCCGTTAGTGGCAGTATAGTGAAGTCTAACTATGAAAGTGTTAAAATGGTTGGAGCTAGATGGGggagacatttaaatatatgtgtgaGGTTGGAGTAATGAATGAAATGTGGTTTATTTTCCTTGATGATAAAGATACTTAAACACATGCATTAAAgacttaatgtgttttattcattcaaatgCATGTACAACAGAAGTtatttacaaaatacaagataatTTCTGTTCCATGTGGACTGGAGATTTATCAGATCCTATTCACagtatacatttaatttagaacAAAGTTTTAAATGGGTTTTATGCAAAAATACTCAACTTCTCCTGATTTTCACTAGAAAGAATTACAGTTCTGACTCAAATCATTAGATCatcattactttaaaatgtttgtgtgcatcaaTATAGCAGCTCATCAGGGATGACCCCCTTCTTCAGTATCAGGTTACCATACAGAGCTGATTCCCTGTGTAGACAGAACAAACGAGAATATTTATCAACTGCATTTTTAAAGACACGTTTGAAATAATGATAATTTTGTGGAGATCTCAAAGCATTCTGCTGTACAAACCATAGTCTCCAATTATcaaaattattttctgtaaataaaaaaggttcCAGACCTCTGAATCACTGCCCACGTCTCATAATTGTTCAGAAACTCGTATAGtgaaatgtatatgtatatgtatatgtgaaaCAAAATTGCAATTCAGTCTGATTATCAGGCTAGTGAAACATTGAATCGGTACCCAATTAATGAGTTACAGTATAAAGGTTTGCTGATTCCTTAAAAAGACAACTAGCAAATTCAATCTCAAGTCTGTTTTTGTCTTAACTTTTACAAAGTGACATATGTTTCCGTACTCATTTTGCAGACAAATTATGAAACATTCAGCTGCGATATTCAAATGAAGGCAGAGAAAACACGCACCCTGTTGCCACAACAGCGTAGGCTTTCTTGGCCCGTTCATAGAAAGCAAACCGCTCCACCTTCTCAAGAGGAGTCTAACAGAAATCAACACACAAAGAGTCAAAAATTAAAGAAAGACtatgttaatgtttgttgaCTGATTAAGTCATTAATCAGTAGATGTACAGGCTGTTGTACCTGAGACCCAGCCTGACTCAGGAGGTGTGTGTAGCTGTCCCACACAGGGACAGCCAAACATCTCTGTTTGTCACTGTCTACCAGATCCATGACTGCTGCCTGTGAAAACATAATAGCACAGAtttaacaaattaaattaaaaaagaaaacaagagaagcaTAGAGAAAAATATACTTGTTATCGCCATCGACTAAACTGCACTGAGTGGTATTAACTTTAAATGTACGTGTCCTGTACCGGAGAGGGGACATAGGAATCCAGGGGCAACAGTTTCAAAATGGCCTCCAAAAGCTTTGGGATTCCCAGACCTACACAAAGATCAGAAACAGCTATAAATGCATATACACTCAcccacatgttttatttacagataGATGTATTTACATACCATCAGCTCTTATCTCTTTTGgaccacaaacacaaatggaGGATGCTGGAAAGTTTGCATCAGCAagaactgaaaaaaaagaaagaaaaacactctgTGACTGACTGAAGGGACTACAACATGTTACATGTGTGCCcttgtgtacagtgtacaggtCAATCATCCTGTGAGTCCCTCAACTTTCGTGTTGAATTGAACTTGGATTAGCCTCCTGCCCTACAGTGACTGACTGAACACACGTTTATAGGCTATCACTGCTAGCACGAGGAAGGCGACCtatatttaaacaattaaatatcaTACCCAGTTCATCCCCGTGGCCCATTTTAGCGAGAGCATACAGCAGCTCAGGTGATAAAACGGAGGGGATTCCTTTTAGTACGACCATACTGGCAGCCACAGAGAAGAGTGAACTGAAGCGAGAGCAATCACTCCAGCTTACTTCCGGTTTCACTTACGTCCGCCAGACACGTAAACTGATCAAAAAGTAAAAGCCGTTTAAGGAGTTGCTAGTCTGACATGCGTGTCACGGTGGTTGGTTGTAAAGGCAAACGTCAGACTGTTTTATGTTTCAGTCTGCAGGACGTAGGTTTTTCGTAGGCCATTTAActatctttatatttaactgtgttgtctttgtaaAAGCAAGGAAGGCACCATGTGATCAGGGACCCCAATTTGATTGGTTAAGGCTATCACGTAAAGTCTATTGAAGTTTTTATTGGACTTTAATATGTGTAACCCACTGTGGTAACAAACGAGACGATCCACACATGTGTACCATGAGTCACAAATATGTCACTatcaacaaacattaaaaattgaataatgttttttttgtaaagtcATAGCCACAACATTCAGAGGGATTTGTGATGTGATATTCACGCATTTGTGGTTCCATTTGTACACGTAAAATTACTTTTGCACATTTGTGAATCGCTTCCTGTCCGTGAGTCCTGTTTGTTTGCAGATTGCTGTCCAATACCAGAGAGGGTTTAGTACCGCAtgatttaaaaagtcatagtgtATAATGTAATGggaaaaagtcataaaaaagttATTAGTCATTAGTCAGTAATATGCAATAAGAAATGTCATAgcattgtttgtaaaaaaaaaaactgtcattGTATAGTATACCATTTAAATGCCATTAAAAGGTCAACAAAAACTTTCATTAAAAAAGCCTCTTCATAActaatttataattataaaaaaaccaatcatatttcatgaaaagttatagtatgtcataaatcataatacagtattataacatattttaaGACTACTATTAAAAACTTTAAACTCAACAATTATAAATAGTTATTTAGATATTTCAAAGGTACTCCAATTGTTAAGATACTTCTAATACTATAActtcaattgttttatttacttcaaCTGCTATAgtaaaaaactgaaatatattctttttaattaatgcattaaatattttcaataaagtaaaaaaaaaagattctatCAAATCATCACTCGAATACAATATTTGTCCATCCATAAACAGATAGATGTATTATAATctattttaatttaacataTGAAATAGCCTATGGCTAATATTTAAGTTATATGTTCAATCTATTACACTTGCAACTAAGTAAAAGTTATCTATCTAATGACATTGTGGAGGCTTATctatataaaactataatatatactgtatataaactgcACTGTTAGTCTTCGGTCTATGTTGTTTCTGACACCCTTGGGTGGGCATAATTTAAAGCAGACACCGGTGAATGTATTATTCTGACACGGTCTCTGGTGCCAAGAATGtgagataatgaaaatatttgtcaGATGAAAACCACTCCACCCAGCCTGTTTCATCTGAGCCAGAGAAAGGCTCAGCTGGATGGCAGAAAAATGCTGAGGAATCCTTTCCATGACCGCAGATCCTGGTTCtggaaaaaagggagagaaaaaaagcaagagATCTGCATATAAAAAGGCATTCATAAAAGTCTAGTCACAGCATTTAGCAATGCAGGTTTGTGGTTCTATACTGAATTTACAATCCCTATCCAGCTGCTGATAATAGGAGAAACATGTTGGTAGTATacactttattttgtgtttttaatctgcTATTAATAGctatatatggtcattatatttCTGCAGTACAGACCtacaatgtgttttgttttatccatgtaataatgtagtgtaatgctaaacatattatgttttaattgtgCAGTAAGGAAATCAGCCATCACATTTCACAAATCCTTTGCTATAGGGTACTAGGCTATCCGCTtatttttattaactttatatAATCCACATAGTTCCCTATGGAGAGGGatacatatttatatagcctagatgctttctttttctctaaatCAGTTTTTGACTGTCTCTGCTCTGAATTATGCAAGTATGCTAAATGAGAACATACAAATGAATtggatgcaaaaacaaaaagatagaGTCACAAACATGACTGAGTGGCACAGAGGCAGTGCAGTTTAGGGATATGAGAGTGATTTTGGGCTGCTGGGCAGGAGAAAAGGCCCTTGCAGGAGCCAGGCCTGTCTGCCGGACTGAAAgcccctttctccctctctggacCCATGCTGCTCTCTCTTTATTTCGGCTTCTTTAAATGAGTTTATCACGCTATGAGGGTCTGCGCTGCCAAAATGTAACGTTTTGCCCTCTTTGTCTGCGTGGAGAGCCTCAATTGAgtctacatttattattttgaccTTTCGGTAGCCTCAAAGAGGAGCTTCTTTTCGGGCCCTCTCTGCAGACTTTTGTGCTTCCCTGTGGCGTGAGGAGACgagttttttctctcctcctttttaaagttttgttccAGCGGGATGACAAGAAAGCAAGCTCCAGGGGAAtattgaatgaaaataaaaatcaattagGCCATGGCCTTGTGAAGATATGGGGCGCCGCCGTGTgaagatcagagagagaaaaaggtgcCTCGCGATGATTGGAGCGGAGAAAGAAAGCGCGCACTAACCACATTTGTTCTGGTGTTTTCTTTGAAGTCAAAACTACCGCTTTATGTGTTCACGAATATTTTCAGCCAATAGGTAATGCGCGAAACTACAGATCTGTATGGctatttcttttcaaatatatatatatatggcctTAAAAtcattatagttttattttacacatcatcTTCACTGACATTTTTTCAAAAGATTATTGACTGTGTAACTAAAATCGAGCCCTTTAATAGTTTGATGCTGCAAATCTGCGCTGTGATGTGGGCCtataattaaagtaaagtgaTTTAAGTAAATAAATCCGATacattttccttccttcctgatGAAAAGTTGTTAAAATCTTGTTACATAGTGCTGACTAgcatatattttttctttcagtaGGCCTACCGCCTGTGCCTGATGATTTAACAGTATTTTATTGACTTGACCTTCAAATATCACTTTACACTCAGTTGCACCAAAAGCGCTTATCTGTATACAACCCGAGGCGTGTCAGTCCACTGAATCTTTAGTCTTTCTGGTTTCTGTGCCTTTGTGGAACAGCACGAGAGCCCCATCTAGTGGTAGGAAGTACACACTGACTGAAAACTGGGTTAACGGAATCCACTTCAGTTTCAGATTTGTAGCTGATATTATTTACTTAATTGTATATTTCAAAGAGAAACCAGGATATTTACAACGTGAATTATATGCAATCATTCTGTATCACCAAACATTAGAATTATGTTGGAACATCCCATTGTCTTTAACTGTGTGTTAATAAATACAGCAGGTATATCTTTGCAGTCGTGGTCATGTCTCAGTACTGAAAAGCACtctgaacatttatttgtaGAATGTACAGGGAAAGAAGTTGCCTACAAAATGCAGACAAGCATTTGatactgaaaatgaaaaggcaAAAGTGAGTCCAGTCATGGAAACTGATTCCTCCAATTACACACTAGCAGAGTTATCAAACAGTATTCACATACAACCTCCGCTGCACTCCTGCACCCAAACTGCATTTGATTTTAATACCAAACCTCAGCAGGCAGAGCTTCACTGTGGTAAGACACTCTTGTGCAATCACTCAGTGCCAAATCCAAATTCAAACATCTTGTATGTTCCACTACAGTCAGGATTTTTACACCATTCAACTTATTGCAGATAGGGAAATGCTGATGCCGAGCTCTTGGTCTGCTCTTTCCTAATTGTCCTGGAAACtggcctttctcttctccaCAAAAGCTGTCATGCCTTCTTTACGATCATCCTGCAgggaaaaacacagacacacacatcatgaCTGGACTGTAAAAATCAGAGCTAACCCCCCCCTCGGTCTCAGATGGGCTCTTCTACTTACTGTAGCAAAGGTAGCGTGGAATAAACGCTTCTCCAAACGATTACCTTCAGCCAAAGTCAGTTCAAAAGCTGCAATCACAAGGACGAACACGTcagaaaaaaagtgaaacttaTTCAATTTCGTAGGCTTAAGGATATTCAACTTTTAAAATGGAATAGAAACACTTTACACACCTGCGTTCACAGCCTCTTTAGCCATAGCAGAGACCAGTTTGGAGTTGGCAGATATTTTCTCGCCACATTTAACAGCTTCAGATACCAACTGGTCCACCGGATAAATTTTACTCACCAAACCTGGGAAACACAAAAAGCTACTGAATCAAgtagaataaatgtataaaggACTGTCAGTTTGTTAGGTACACAGAGTGGTGAGAgtgttcagatcctttacttgagGAAAAATACCAATTAGGGCTGTGCAATTAATCACAACTTCATTTTAATGACACATTTTGCCTTCCAACAATTAAGAAATAAGAAGATAATCGAGATAAAACGATTATTGTGCCACATTCCATTTCGCAATGATGCTTTGTcttgtgacataaaaccaccgCACCCCTTTCCAACCGGCTCTATGTTGGTTTCACACCCCTCGGCCAGACCTCACCGTTTCCCGGGGCCGTGGATTTAGTGCTCGCTGCGCCCTCTCTCCCTACAGGGATTGACAACTGTTAACCTGTTTCGACGGTCCTCAGTGCGTAATTGTTTACTAGAGCACAAAGTTCTTCATATAATCTAGCCtcttaattttgctctcaaagtgcagcAGATTGGTgcatttagttaaaaaaaactaaacaaaacattctTTCTAAAGATGCTTCAAAAGTCAAGGAGTATTTTGTTGAAAAGAATCAGGATCTCAATATtgaccaaaaatatatatttgtcatAATTGAGCCGCCctaacatcaaaacaaaaatctaaaatacTTCATTCAAAAGTCCTTCATACAGAATCCTAAAAGTACACCAGTATTATCGTCAAAATTCAcgtaatatataaaaagtaaaagtacacattgTATGGAGAAATGTGacatattattaatacattattagaTGTTAAGGAAATGTTGGAGGTGCAGGTTTAACTACTCCAGAGTCACAAGAATTAATCTGAGACAATTAATGgagcagaaaaaagaagaaacaacaaaGTTCTGCTTAAATGTGTACCCATCTATTGGACCTTTCTCTAATCTTAGCTTTGTTTGTGAATTATTGGATCATTTTACCTCTTTGGACCTCgtataaattatttaaatgaaaccatctgACAAGCTTAgaggacatttatttttggtgaAACTGGTCAACTCATAGACATCTAACACGTAACCATAAGCAGATGCAAGAGTTCATACAGCACAAAACATTCATCTTTAACAttgctttgtattttataagcttatcataaagtataaagtagcataacatggaaatactcaagtcaAGTTCCataaaaattgtacttaagtgaaACACTTTGCAACAGTGCTGTTACCTGATTGCTTGGCGTCTTGTGCATTAATTTTGTCTCCTGTAAGTACGAGCTCCATAGCCAGGGATTTGCCCACCGCACGGGTCAGCCGCTGGGTGCCACCCGCCCCTGCAGGTAGACACACGTCATGAACTCCAAAAGCAAGCATCTGGTAACATTTGTATAAGGAAGTCAAGTCTGAACAGGAAGGAAAGTAGATGCTTATGAGTCTTTACCAGGAATGGTCCCCAACAGGATCTCTGGTTGGCCGAACTGCGCCTTCTCGCCAGCGTAGATGATGTCACACATCATCGCCAGCTCACAGCCTCCACCCAGCTGCAACCGAAGAACGTACAgtatgaaacacagaaacctCTGTACAGTAGCCTCAGTCTTCATTGCATCATAACCCGTTTAGATTTTGTGCATCCTGAACTGATACTGGATTTTAAGTGTCAAAAGCTACACTAAacggccaaaagtatgtggacactaGGGCTGCACGGTATTGGAAAAAcagaaattatataaatatacagtatattgcaaCCAAATCTTCCTTTTCAGGGTTTTTCTCCTGTTCTTCGCTCATTTTCAAGGTGTGGTGAACGACTTGTGGGGCCTGCTTTGGTTGTTTAATAAATTGCAGAGGCTGCATGTCACTCACTAGCAAGAAACTCCAAGAACCCTTAAAATATGTTATATCCGACAGACTTCTCTTGCAAATGATGAGTTTTCCGTTTATATCAAGCAGCAAAAAAAGTTAGCAGCTTGTAGCATGACGTGTTTGAGTGGAGTTGCCTTATTTGACAATGCACGTCCTGCAATGGGACAATCGCTCATGCGCATATTGAAATGTCGATGCCGAAAAAGAATATTGTGCAGCCCACATGGACACCACTGTCTTTCTGGTCTCAAGCTGGGTTTGCGTTCAGTCAGGGTGAAGAAGGTGTCCCAATGTGGCCCAAAGTAAGTTGAACTTGTTAAGTCATATCTAGATATTATGCAGATAAATAATGCTTTAATTAACACGTATGACTAGAGACCCAAACTTTATATGAGACACTCAGCTGAATGCAAGGATCCAATGGATGGAGTAAAAAGGAAGAACATATAAAGAGTGGGAGACAAGAGAGGGAGGACAATAGGTGCGAGAGAGAAATTGAGGTGAAAGGGGGACTAGAGGAACAACTACATGTTAAATATTGAAcgttttcaaagaaaaaaaaatgatacaTGATAAGACACGTGGAGAGTTAATATGGGGAAGACAGCGTTGACCTTTGAGCAGAAAGAGTACACAGTGCGATAgttcatttattatcattacttACACCGACTCATTTACAACTAAGTTAAGTTCTTCTCATTGTTtggttttctctttcttcttacTCCTCTCTATTTATTTTATGGCTTCGACAggtttttattgtcattttaatgtaatgtttacatatttttttatgttggaAATCCctcacttaaaaaaacaacaacattaaatatatattttaaacaaaaagacaCTCACAGCAAATCCATTGACAGCTGCAATCACAGGCTTCTTCACTGTGGACACTCTGTTCCAGTGAGCAAGGAAGTTTCCACCGTAACACTCCTGGAAAGTTCGATTCTGCATCTCTTTAATGTCCGCTCCCgctgagaaacacaaaaggttGAGCTCACTACTGAtgcatcatgtaaacaaacccAGAAAACACACTCAGTTCCCTCACCAGCGAAGGCTCTGTCACTGCCGGTGATGACGATAGCTCCGACGTTGCCGTCAGCTTCAAAGGCATCCAGAGCCTGTCCCAACTCCATCATCAGCCCGTCACACAAAGCGTTGAGAGCCTTGGGCCTGTTCAACTGGATGAAACCCACATCGCTCTTCTCACCTCGCTTTTCCACCAAAATATACTCATACTGACCACCTGCATGAAGAGAGAACCAACACTGAGGATCAGATAAGTCTTTTGTGCAGTTATACTGGTCAAAGTATGAAACAATGATGAAAAACCAATAGGGACAATATGGCCTAAAATGACTTATTATTAGTACTGTATATCACTCTTCCCCAGCagtatataacaaaatatacaaaaataatgcaacataaaaataacaaaaatcaatatcagacaaaaactgtaattttacatcacagaaaacagaagttgctggtctaccgcggtaattgtttattgtttttgtcacacaataacacaaaacaaactaacgGCAACTTCCGTGTTCTACGAGGTAAAATGAGTCAAAAAAGGAGTGAggtgactttaaaaaaagagcatagataacggcttcagttccccgttggAAAGGGTcgtctgacagcaaggtgaGTGGTTAATCTGAATATAGCATACAGCACAATAAAACTGTgtttgctgctgcccccatcCACAGTAGTACattgcttttcttctttgttggtactcatgtctgcttctccaaactgggggggTGCAGACCACCATTTACTGTAGCTAACACAACGACTGTGGAAAAGTACATCATACAACCAaacttcaaaacatctgaactatcccttt includes the following:
- the echs1 gene encoding enoyl-CoA hydratase, mitochondrial, with amino-acid sequence MAFLCRTAASLLKSSRAAPAVLSAGRLYSSGGQYEYILVEKRGEKSDVGFIQLNRPKALNALCDGLMMELGQALDAFEADGNVGAIVITGSDRAFAAGADIKEMQNRTFQECYGGNFLAHWNRVSTVKKPVIAAVNGFALGGGCELAMMCDIIYAGEKAQFGQPEILLGTIPGAGGTQRLTRAVGKSLAMELVLTGDKINAQDAKQSGLVSKIYPVDQLVSEAVKCGEKISANSKLVSAMAKEAVNAAFELTLAEGNRLEKRLFHATFATDDRKEGMTAFVEKRKASFQDN
- the fuom gene encoding fucose mutarotase; translation: MVVLKGIPSVLSPELLYALAKMGHGDELVLADANFPASSICVCGPKEIRADGLGIPKLLEAILKLLPLDSYVPSPAAVMDLVDSDKQRCLAVPVWDSYTHLLSQAGSQTPLEKVERFAFYERAKKAYAVVATGESALYGNLILKKGVIPDELLY